In Manis pentadactyla isolate mManPen7 chromosome 11, mManPen7.hap1, whole genome shotgun sequence, one DNA window encodes the following:
- the TMED10 gene encoding transmembrane emp24 domain-containing protein 10 has product MSGFSGPRAQRGPCPLALLLLLLLGPSSVLAISFHLPINSRKCLREEIHKDLLVTGAYEITDQSGGAGGLRTHLKITDSAGHILYSKEDATKGKFAFTTEDYDMFEVCFESKGTGRIPDQLVILDMKHGVEAKNYEEIAKVEKLKPLEVELRRLEDLSESIVNDFAYMKKREEEMRDTNESTNTRVLYFSIFSMFCLIGLATWQVFYLRRFFKAKKLIE; this is encoded by the exons ATGTCTGGTTTTTCTGGCCCACGAGCCCAGCGTGGCCCTTGTCCATTAGCGTTGTTGCTTTTACTCCTGCTTGGCCCCAGCTCGGTCCTCGCCATCTCCTTCCATCTTCCTATTAACTCGCGCAAGTGCCTCCGCGAGGAGATCCACAAGGACCTGCTGGTGACGGGCGCGTACGAGATCACCGACCAGTCTGGGGGCGCTGGCGGTCTGCGCACCCACCTCAAG ATCACAGATTCTGCTGGCCATATTCTGTACTCCAAGGAAGATGCAACCAAGGGGAAATTCGCCTTTACCACTGAAGATTATGACATGTTCGAAGTATGTTTTGAGAGCAAGG GAACAGGGCGGATACCTGACCAGCTCGTGATCCTAGACATGAAGCATGGAGTGGAGGCGAAAAACTATGAAGAG ATTGCAAAAGttgagaagctgaaacctttagAGGTGGAGCTACGGCGCCTTGAAGACCTTTCGGAATCCATTGTCAATGATTTTGCCTAcatgaaaaagagagaagaggagatgCGTGATACCAATG AGTCAACAAACACTCGGGTCCTATACTTCAGCATCTTTTCCATGTTCTGCCTCATTGGACTAGCCACCTGGCAGGTCTTCTACCTGCGTCGCTTCTTCAAGGCCAAGAAGTTGATTGAGTAA